Proteins encoded in a region of the Colius striatus isolate bColStr4 chromosome 18, bColStr4.1.hap1, whole genome shotgun sequence genome:
- the ASPSCR1 gene encoding tether containing UBX domain for GLUT4 isoform X2 encodes MVPVSNRVGAGNTVRIALQLDDGSRLQDTFLCQQTLWELLKHFAKIREFMEQRGEFSPVCVYMRDEIAGKDALEKTTLKSLGLTGGSAIIRVVMKKCSSSGQEEAVGAMMQCNELTQTPHSVEGAVDMPLPQVNTFPEKLEHGDVAVSLNTDKQDSTGDSHASLEELQPSSESESTPLVPFLGNGQRLGDASVAAPSLGPDMPSSKLPTIFSSPGGPSKPKKSKNSQELGKEQERLVEREPLVCHLDLLEQLPAVPEEVPDEFFEVTVDDVRKRLSQLQSERKRLEEAPLMTKSLREAQLKEKLERYPKVALRVHFPDRHVLQGFFLPSETVGVLRDFVRRHLADEDLPFYLFVAPPRIILNNESLTLFEAKLFPTAVIHFGSEECRDCYLKSDLLSSAVSPSAADLLVARSLSKPLVPSASSSLESTAPSLSEPKIVSDKKTDEQSEPARVHGAPQVLRRAPGKLPKWLKLPGGKR; translated from the exons GTTCGGATTGCATTACAGTTAGATGATGGCTCCCGTTTACAAGACACCTTTCTCTGTCAACAGACTTTGTGGGAACTTCTCAAGCATTTTGCAAAGATCAG GGAGTTTATGGAACAGCGTGGTGAATTCTCTCCTGTCTGTGTTTACATGCGAGATGAG ATAGCAGGAAAAGATGCCCTAGAGAAGACAACCCTGAAGTCGCTTGGCCTGACTGGAGGCAGTGCCATTATCAG AGTTGTCATGAAGAAGTGCAGTTCATCTGGTCAGGAGGAAGCTGTGGGTGCCATGATGCAGTGTAATGAACTGACACAGACACCACACTCTGTTGAAGGAGCAGTGGATATGCCCCTACCTCAAGTAAACACATTCCCAGAGAAACTGGAACACGGGGATGTGGCCGTGTCCTTGAACACAGACAAGCAGGACTCAACTGGAGACTCTCATGCCAGcttggaggagctgcagccttcctcAGAGTCTGAATCTACCCCATTGGTCCCATTTTTGGGGAATGGACAACGTCTGGGAGACGCTTCGGTAGCTGCTCCATCTCTTGGGCCAGATATGCCATCTTCAAAgctgccaacaattttttccaGTCCTGGAGGCCCTTCTAAGCCAAAGAAGTCTAAGAACAGCCAAGAACTAGGAAAGGAGCAAGAACGG CTTGTAGAACGAGAGCCACTTGTATGTCACCTAGACCTACTAGAACAACTTCCTGCTGTCCCAGAAGAGGTTCCTGATGAGTTTTTTGAGGTCACAGTGGATGATGTACGGAAACGTTTGTCACAGCTGCAGAGTGAGAG GAAACGCCTGGAAGAAGCTCCGCTGATGACAAAATCTTTGAGGGAAGCTCAGCTGAAGGAGAAGTTAGAGCGTTACCCAAAG GTGGCGTTGAGAGTCCATTTTCCAGACCGTCATGTTCTGCAGGGGTTCTTCCTTCCTAGTGAAACTG TTGGTGTTTTGAGAGACTTTGTAAGAAGACACCTTGCAGATGAAGACTTACCATTTTACTTGT TTGTTGCACCTCCCAGAATCATCTTGAACAATGAAAGTTTGACACTTTTTGAG GCTAAACTTTTTCCAACCGCTGTCATTCATTTTGGATCTGAGGAGTGCAGGG attGTTACCTGAAATCAGACCTGTTGAGCTCTGCAGTGTCACCTTCTGCGGCTGATTTATTAGTAGCCAG atCTCTGTCCAAACCATTAGTTCCTTCTGCTTCATCATCTTTAGAATCAACAGCTCCATCCCTATCTGAACCCAAAATAGTAAGTGACAAAAAGACCGATGAGCAGTCAGAGCCAGCAAGAGTGCACGGAGCTCCACAAGTGTTGAGAAGGGCCCCTGGGAAACTACCAAAATGGCTGAAGCTGCCAG GTGGGAAGAGGTGA
- the CENPX gene encoding centromere protein X: MEQRHSGFRKETVDRLLRLHLRDGRIRVNGEAQLLMAEMLKVFVREAAARAARQAQAEDLEKVDIEHVEKVLPQLLLDF, translated from the exons ATGGAGCAGCGGCACAGCGGCTTCAGGAAG GAGACCGTGGACCGGCTGCTCCGCCTCCACCTCCGGGACGGGAGGATCCGAG TTAACGGCGAGGCGCAGCTGTTGATGGCCGAGATGCTGAAGGTCTTCGTCCGCG AAGCAGCAGCACGAGCGGCACGCCAGGCTCAAGCAGAGGATTTGGAGAAAGTAGACATTGAGCATGTAGAGAAAGTGCTGCCACAGCTG CTTCTAGATTTCTAG